A region of Dictyostelium discoideum AX4 chromosome 1 chromosome, whole genome shotgun sequence DNA encodes the following proteins:
- a CDS encoding hypothetical protein (LTR-RETROTRANSPOSON SKIPPER, GAG (GAG)) produces the protein MSSTTTPSKKAIRKAKVSSTAKRATEVTTASDDAITVQVKSKKTLRPTEVDDEIYSTESTDVSDVEVREKVPKKSKTNSIEAKTIDALKNAATAVIFMNLFTIHCSQNGVEPTLKTIMDNGAASNELFQLLQPTHNESVKNNDKIEGETLKKLIHRNFRSKTLVPFKTDYEAANTKVVEAINHRNCYSAQDVIKNIEAIMSYHNVINPVYLIHGTAEVQLEYLRSILDNNILALLKMVVPDWLQTDVAIKLNTQTDITECREAITELVLNNADKFSRRRPSDSASNNDEKFPLKKNHATPNHNSHNRNSFDAQADKIRAAILPEIRKDSKVDLKKIRSSFIVYRQSKGYCLNCGKSNHSTSTCRIDPVDAKANPGPSAKKQQ, from the coding sequence ATGTCATCAACTACTACTCCTTCAAAGAAAGCCATCCGTAAAGCCAAAGTGTCTTCCACCGCCAAACGTGCCACTGAAGTGACAACCGCCTCCGATGATGCTATTACTGTTCaagtaaaatcaaaaaagacTCTTCGTCCCACTGAAGTCGATGATGAAATTTATTCAACTGAAAGCACTGATGTATCCGACGTCGAAGTCAGAGAGAAAGTGCCAAAGAAATCAAAGACCAATTCCATTGAAGCTAAAACCATTGACGCTTTAAAAAATGCTGCCACTGCTGTCATCTTCATGAATCTCTTTACCATCCACTGCTCCCAGAATGGTGTTGAACCAACCTTGAAGACCATTATGGACAATGGTGCTGcatcaaatgaattatttcaattgcTTCAACCTACCCACAATGAATCAGTTAAGAACAACGATAAAATTGAAGGTGAAACATTGAAGAAGCTAATACACCGTAACTTTAGATCCAAGACTTTGGTTCCATTCAAAACTGACTACGAAGCTGCCAACACTAAAGTAGTCGAAGCTATTAACCATCGTAACTGCTACTCAGCCCAAGATGTTATAAAAAACATCGAAGCCATTATGAGTTACCACAATGTAATTAATCCGGTGTATCTAATCCATGGTACTGCTGAAGTTCAATTAGAGTATCTAAGATCaattttagataataatatcCTTGCTTTGTTAAAGATGGTCGTACCAGACTGGTTACAAACTGATGTTGCAATCAAACTCAACACTCAAACCGATATCACCGAGTGTCGTGAAGCCATCACCGAGTTGGTTCTTAACAATGCTGATAAGTTCTCGAGAAGAAGACCTTCCGATTCCGCATCGAATAATGATGAGAAGTTtccattaaaaaagaatcatGCTACTCCAAATCATAACTCTCATAACAGGAATTCCTTTGATGCACAAGCTGATAAGATTAGAGCTGCAATATTACCTGAAATAAGAAAAGACTCTAAGGTAGACCTCAAAAAGATAAGAAGCAGTTTCATCGTTTACCGTCAGAGCAAAGGCTACTGTCTCAATTGTGGTAAATCAAATCACTCCACATCTACATGTAGAATTGATCCGGTCGATGCCAAAGCCAATCCAGGTCCATCAGCCAAAAAGCAACAATGA
- a CDS encoding AN1-type zinc finger-containing protein, with translation MQQQSPPTAPQQQQQQQRERETYQLDHIGVHCNVTDCRVLDFLPFNCDLCNLSFCMEHKGYENHKCKNIEQRENKIVHPCPVCNCLIKVDSLANLDQTVRFIISVHMDTDCKFNQSKAPKSFKCSLKTCKTSEFVEVKCDKCKSNYCLKHRFPTNHSCTGKPIINSLSKPINTTINNNINNNTNNINNNINNNKNNNNNNNNNNNNNNNNNNNNNNNNNNNNNNNNNNNNNSNNNNKLIYPGNIKKNIVEDKQYYLEQKNQKSELQKLREEQNQRYKSSEEIGEIGIIQTNGARIQYDFMATDTLRSVQKFINSNRTDGTCSYALCTQPTGNPFTLNQLNLSIRQLGLLPVSTLYMLPLDNSNNFNNSGNNNNNSSDQSLLSYLNPFKYFK, from the exons ATgcaacaacaatcaccaccaacagcaccacaacaacaacaacaacaacaaagagaaagagaaacaTATCAATTAGATCACATAGGGGTGCATTGTAATGTTACAGATTGCAGagttttagattttttacCATTTAACTGTGATCTTTGTAATTTAAGTTTTTGCATGGAACATAAAGGATATGAAAATcataaatgtaaaaatataGAACaaagagaaaataaaattgttcaTCCGTGTCCAgtttgtaattgtttaattaaagtaGACTCTTTAGCAAATTTAGATCAAACTGTACGatttatt ATATCAGTTCATATGGACACcgattgtaaatttaatcaatcaaaagcaccaaaaagttttaaatgcTCATTAAAAACTTGTAAAACATCTGAGTTCGTTGAAGTTAAATGTGATAAATGTAAATCCAATTATTGTTTAAA aCATAGGTTCCCAACAAATCACAGTTGCACTGGTAAACCAATTATAAATTCTCTATCAAAACCAATTAACACaaccattaataataatattaataataatactaataatattaataataatattaataataataaaaataataataataataataataataataataataataataataataataataataataataataataataataataataataataataataataataataataataataatagtaataataataataaattaatatacccaggtaatataaaaaagaatattgtTGAGGataaacaatattatttagagcaaaaaaatcaaaaaagtgAACTACAAAAATTGAGAGAAGAACAAAATCAAAGATATAAATCATCAGAGGAGATTGg aGAAATTGGGATTATTCAAACTAATGGAGCTAGAATTCAATATGATTTCATGGCTACTGACACCTTAAGATCCGTTCAAAAATTCATAAATTCAAATCGTACTGATGGTACTTGTTCTTATGCATTGTGTACCCAACCAACTGGAAATCCTTTTActttgaatcaattgaatctaTCAATTCGTCAATTAGGTTTATTACCAGTTTCAACTTTATATATGCTT CCTCTAGATAATTcaaacaattttaataatagtggtaataataacaataacagtTCAGATCAAAGTTTGTTATCTTATTTAAATCctttcaaatatttcaaataa
- the nup93 gene encoding nucleoporin 93: MNVKEMDFNDLSNKSNQIINRISSFSSPIGLSSFNIERNLQEIGDTSKQLNDLTSSKTPFSNPLEPNVFQDSKINRKYGLDPKVLAKNLSNINTSSFTDVQSVPTDIDGYLKVQFENIILNTICDIQKKTSKEFQSHYEQTSIHDWNRDKKYLEEILGQKHIKVLPSVGGASASNQSSSSSSLFQQSVRGGLSSSIMGQSVRPTYGQQSQFGGSSTISIGGNISRVGGGSGGGIYSQRQTGQNEDRTKLSDKMKKYASIIEEYDIHMADQSKSYGFPLVHRLMDACLSTDINIGGGINTNTATTIVTHVWNLLLTLTSEIDTTNYIQQLKEQQQQQQQQTPQLKEQQQKQQQLTELQKHTKYHTKPTMAQLLKRSISFLETQFSQVIESRLPKHSNVSLPLNIIVAYIKSLNQSPLTDSSDEIYEGCSIWCIIYYLLRSGYTLEAYQFALEKCGSRYFDILSPIFKEKQQQQQQQQQQQQQQQQQQQQKSSLPTTTNNTSINKDQRDRMTREFNTAKTESKDVFKISVFNLLSCNDPNSTKQQVITSIQDYIWWRLNFIRERITIEPTNDSAISLLESLQNDIKNSIEKNRNNYETLEIFQLLLVSLQFEDAIVSLYQFCPDDSLHLAIALDYYKLLRTSNSGINNKHVDEINKFNKSTTNTNTMTYQQNQQQQQQQQQQQQQEQQKEIYDQTSKSIHLVEMIKQYTKIFSFEENREAFFYYLLIADNDIKIQEISELVVSSPNGFKFAHELSLFSEFINKQQWRTIIEQSALELENKNEYQSAIEFWIMIEEYPRVLEIYNSRISVLLTSISSERDQLYQFGKQLFNDYQGRLKTTSTARTSYLAFEQLLKLCDFFDLYNKEKYQEAIQKIENLEILPISESEIDSKVQDYRFLSPHITRNFSSIIQAYVDIIVKQYHLLNNFDEFTNRSALFAGRKQTIQDLQSRTQCIALFAGKIDFPMSGNILPRLMNLFISMSN; the protein is encoded by the exons atgaatgtaaaGGAAAtggattttaatgatttatcaaataaatccaatcaaataatcaatagaatatcatcattttcaagtCCAATTGGGTTATCATCATTCAACATTGAAAGAAATCTACAAGAGATTGGTGATACATCAAAACAATTGAATGATTTAACTTCATCAAAAACTCCATTTTCAAATCCATTGGAACCAAATGTATTTCAAGATtc taaaattaatagaaaatATGGATTAGATCCAAAAGTTTTAGCAAAGAATTTATCTAATATCAATACATCATCATTCACAGATGTTCAATCAGTACCAACAGATATTGATGGTTATTTAAAGGTTCAATTTGAGAATATCATTTTGAATACAATTTGTGACATTCAAAAAAAGACATCAAAAGAGTTTCAATCCCATTATGAACAAACATCAATTCATGATTGGAATAgagataaaaaatatttagagGAGATTTTAGGTCAAAAACATATTAAAGTTTTACCAAGTGTTGGTGGTGCTAGCGCTAGTaatcaatcatcatcatcatcatcattatttcaaCAAAGCGTTCGTGGTGGATTATCTTCAAGTATTATGGGTCAAAGTGTTCGTCCTACTTATGGTCAACAATCTCAATTTGGTGGTTCATCAACAATCTCAATTGGTGGTAATATAAGTAgagttggtggtggtagtggtggtggtatatATTCTCAAAGACAAACTGGTCAGAATGAAGATAGAACTAAATTATCagataaaatgaaaaagtatGCAAGTATAATTGAAGAGTATGATATTCACATGGCAGATCAATCAAAATCTTATGGTTTCCCATTGGTTCATAGATTAATGGATGCCTGTCTTTCAACAGATATTAATATTGGTGGTGGAATTAATACAAATACTGCCACTACTATAGTAACCCATGTTtggaatttattattaacattaacAAGTGAAATCGATACAACAAATTatattcaacaattaaaagaacaacaacaacaacaacaacaacaaacacctCAATTAAaggaacaacaacaaaaacaacaacaattaacaGAACTTCAAAAACATACAAAATATCACACAAAACCAACTATGGCCCAATTATTAAAGAGAtctatttcatttttagagACTCAGTTTAGTCAAGTAATTGAAAGTCGTTTACCAAAACATTCAAATGTATCATTACCACTGAATATTATTGTGGCATATATCAAGTCATTGAATCAATCACCATTAACCGATAGTTCTGATGAAATTTATGAAGGTTGTTCCATTTGGTGTATCATTTACTATCTATTACGTAGTGGTTATACCTTAGAGGCATACCAATTTGCATTGGAAAAATGTGGATCTCGTTATTTCGATATTTTATCACCAATctttaaagaaaaacaacagcagcaacaacaacaacaacaacaacaacaacaacaacaacagcaacaacaacaaaaatctTCATTACCAACTACTACTAATAATAcatcaataaataaagacCAAAGAGATAGAATGACTAGAGAATTTAATACAGCTAAAACAGAGAGTAAAGATGTGTTTAAGATCTCTGTATTTAATCTTTTATCTTGTAATGATCCAAACTCAACAAAACAACAAGTGATCACATCTATTCAAGATTATATTTGGTGGAGATTAAATTTCATAAGGGAAAGAATCACCATTGAACCAACTAATGATTCAGCGATTTCATTGTTAGAGTCCTtacaaaatgatattaaaaattcaattgaaaaaaatagaaataactATGAAACATTggaaatatttcaattactTTTGGTATCGTTACAATTTGAAGATGCAATCGTTAGTCTTTATCAATTTTGTCCCGATGATTCTTTACATTTAGCAATCGCATTAGATTATTATAAACTTTTGAGAACCTCAAATAGTGGtatcaataataaacatGTTGatgaaatcaataaattcaataaaagCACCACCAATACAAACACTATGACTtaccaacaaaatcaacaacaacaacaacaacaacaacaacaacaacaacaagaacaacaaaaagaaatttacgATCAAACTTCCAAATCAATTCATTTGGTAGAAATGATTAAACAATACACAAAAATATTTTCCTTTGAAGAGAATAGAGAGGCTTTTTTCTATTACCTTTTAATTGctgataatgatattaaaatccAAGAAATTTCTGAACTTGTAGTATCATCTCCAAATGGTTTTAAATTTGCTCAtgaattatctttattttct gaatttataaataaacaacaatGGAGAACTATTATAGAACAATCAGCATTGGAATTAGAGAATAAGAATGAATATCAAAGTGCAATTGAATTTTGGATTATGATTGAAGAGTATCCAAGAGTTTTAGAGATTTATAATAGTAGAATATCGGTATTATTAACCTCAATTTCAAGTGAAAGAGATCAATTATATCAATTTGGTAAGCAATTATTCAATGATTATCAAGGTAGATTAAAAACAACCTCAACAGCAAGAACCAGTTATTTAGCCTTTGAGCAATTATTGAAACTTTGCGATTTCTTTGACCTATACAACAAAGAAAAGTATCAAGAGGCAATTCAAAAGATTGAAAATTTGGAAATCTTACCAATCTCTGAATCAGAAATCGATTCAAAGGTACAAGATTATCGTTTCCTTTCACCACATATCACTAGAAATTTCTCTTCTATCATTCAAGCATACGTTGACATCATTGTTAAACAATACCATTTACTAAATAACTTTGACGAATTTACTAATCGTAGTGCCTTATTTGCTGGTCGTAAACAAACCATTCAAGATCTTCAATCTAGAACTCAATGTATTGCTTTGTTTGCTGGTAAAATAGATTTCCCAATGTCTGGTAATATCTTACCTcgtttaatgaatttatttatctCAATgtctaattaa